Proteins encoded in a region of the Pseudomonas denitrificans (nom. rej.) genome:
- the era gene encoding GTPase Era: MSEHEQDQHDPSEHDEAGAVRCGYVAIVGRPNVGKSTLLNHILGQKLAITSRKPQTTRHTLLGIKTEGDVQAVYVDTPGLHKDNDKALNRYMNRSASAALKDVDVVIFVVDRNRWTDEDQMVYDKVKYVSCPVLLAVNKVDRMEDKGELLPHLQWLAEQLPNAEVVPISAQHGQNLDVLEGLVAERLPENDHFFPEDQITDRSSRFLAAELVREKIMRQLGAELPYQVAVEIEEFKQDGPILHIHALILVERDGQKKIIIGDKGDRIKSIGQNARKDMEVLFDSKVMLNLWVKVKGGWSDDERALRSLGYGDL, encoded by the coding sequence ATGAGTGAGCACGAGCAAGACCAGCACGACCCATCCGAGCACGATGAAGCAGGAGCCGTTCGTTGCGGTTACGTCGCCATCGTCGGCCGCCCCAACGTCGGCAAGTCGACCCTGCTCAACCACATCCTCGGGCAGAAGCTGGCGATCACCTCGCGCAAGCCGCAGACCACTCGCCACACCCTGCTGGGCATCAAGACCGAGGGTGATGTGCAGGCTGTGTATGTCGACACCCCTGGCCTGCACAAGGACAACGACAAGGCGCTGAACCGCTACATGAACCGTTCGGCCAGCGCCGCGCTGAAGGACGTCGACGTGGTGATCTTCGTTGTCGACCGCAACCGCTGGACCGACGAAGACCAGATGGTCTACGACAAGGTCAAGTACGTGAGCTGCCCGGTCCTGCTGGCGGTGAACAAGGTCGACCGCATGGAAGACAAGGGCGAGCTGCTGCCGCATCTGCAGTGGCTGGCCGAGCAACTGCCCAACGCCGAAGTCGTGCCGATTTCCGCCCAGCACGGGCAGAACCTCGATGTGCTCGAAGGCCTGGTGGCCGAGCGCCTGCCGGAGAATGACCACTTCTTCCCGGAAGACCAGATCACCGACCGCAGCAGCCGCTTCCTCGCCGCCGAACTGGTGCGCGAGAAGATCATGCGCCAACTGGGCGCCGAGCTGCCGTACCAGGTCGCCGTGGAGATCGAAGAGTTCAAGCAGGACGGTCCGATCCTGCACATCCACGCGCTGATCCTCGTGGAGCGCGATGGCCAGAAGAAGATCATCATCGGTGACAAGGGTGATCGCATCAAAAGCATCGGCCAGAACGCCCGCAAGGACATGGAGGTGCTGTTCGACTCCAAGGTCATGCTCAACCTCTGGGTGAAAGTGAAAGGCGGCTGGTCCGACGAC
- the lepA gene encoding translation elongation factor 4: MSDLSHIRNFSIIAHIDHGKSTLADRFIQMCGGLSDREMEAQVLDSMDLERERGITIKAHSVTLHYKAKDGKTYQLNFIDTPGHVDFTYEVSRSLAACEGALLVVDAGQGVEAQSVANCYTAIEQGLEVMPVLNKMDLPQADPDRVKDEIESIIGIDATDAVACSAKSGMGVEDVLERLVTAIPAPEGEIDAPLQALIIDSWFDNYLGVVSLVRVKHGRVKKGDKILVKSTGKVHQVDSVGVFTPKHTETPDLKAGEVGFIIAGIKDILGAPVGDTLTLNNTPDVDVLPGFKRIKPQVYAGLFPVSSDDFEDFREALQKLTLNDAALQYEPESSEALGFGFRIGFLGMLHMEIIQERLEREYDLDLITTAPTVIFEIVQKNGEILYVDNPSKLPDLSSIDEMREPICRATILVPQEHLGNVITLCIEKRGVQRDMHFLSGQVQVIYDLPMNEVVLDFFDRLKSTSRGYASLDYSFDRFEPANLVRLDVLINGEKVDALALIVHRDNAPYKGRQLVEKMKELIPRQMFDVAIQAAIGGQIIARSTVKALRKNVLAKCYGGDVSRKRKLLEKQKAGKKRMKQVGSVEIPQEAFLAVLKVDS, encoded by the coding sequence GTGAGTGACCTGAGTCATATCCGCAATTTCTCCATCATCGCCCACATCGACCATGGCAAGTCGACGCTGGCAGACCGCTTCATCCAGATGTGCGGCGGCCTGTCCGACCGCGAGATGGAGGCCCAGGTACTGGACTCCATGGACCTGGAGCGTGAGCGCGGCATCACCATCAAGGCGCACAGCGTCACCCTTCACTACAAGGCGAAGGACGGCAAGACCTACCAGCTGAACTTCATCGACACCCCCGGCCACGTCGACTTCACCTACGAAGTCAGCCGTTCGCTGGCCGCGTGCGAAGGCGCGCTGCTGGTAGTGGATGCCGGCCAGGGCGTGGAAGCGCAGTCGGTCGCCAACTGCTACACCGCCATCGAGCAGGGCCTGGAAGTGATGCCGGTCCTGAACAAGATGGACCTGCCGCAGGCCGATCCGGACCGCGTGAAGGACGAGATCGAAAGCATCATCGGCATCGACGCCACCGACGCCGTGGCCTGCTCGGCCAAGAGCGGCATGGGCGTGGAAGACGTGCTGGAGCGCCTGGTCACTGCCATTCCCGCTCCGGAAGGCGAGATCGACGCACCGCTGCAGGCGCTGATCATCGACTCCTGGTTCGACAATTACCTGGGCGTGGTCTCGCTGGTGCGTGTGAAGCACGGCCGCGTCAAGAAAGGCGACAAGATCCTGGTGAAGTCCACCGGCAAGGTCCACCAGGTGGACAGCGTCGGCGTCTTCACCCCGAAGCACACCGAGACTCCGGACCTCAAGGCCGGTGAGGTGGGCTTCATCATTGCGGGCATCAAGGACATCCTCGGCGCGCCGGTGGGCGATACCCTGACCCTGAACAACACCCCCGACGTGGACGTGCTGCCAGGCTTCAAACGCATCAAGCCGCAGGTCTACGCCGGCCTGTTCCCGGTCAGCTCCGATGACTTCGAGGACTTCCGCGAAGCGCTGCAGAAGCTGACCCTGAACGACGCCGCGCTGCAGTACGAGCCGGAAAGCTCCGAGGCCCTGGGCTTCGGCTTCCGCATCGGCTTCCTCGGCATGCTGCACATGGAGATCATCCAGGAGCGCCTGGAGCGCGAGTACGACCTGGACCTGATCACCACCGCACCGACCGTGATCTTCGAGATCGTGCAGAAGAACGGCGAGATTCTCTACGTCGACAACCCGTCCAAGCTGCCCGACCTCTCGTCCATCGACGAGATGCGCGAGCCGATCTGCCGCGCGACCATCCTTGTGCCTCAGGAGCACCTGGGCAACGTCATTACCCTGTGCATCGAGAAGCGCGGCGTCCAGCGCGACATGCACTTCCTCAGCGGCCAGGTCCAGGTGATCTACGATCTGCCGATGAACGAAGTGGTGCTGGACTTCTTCGACCGCCTGAAGTCCACCAGCCGCGGCTATGCTTCGCTGGACTACAGCTTCGACCGCTTCGAGCCGGCCAACCTGGTTCGCCTCGATGTGCTGATCAACGGTGAGAAGGTCGATGCCCTCGCCCTGATCGTCCACCGCGACAATGCCCCGTACAAGGGCCGTCAGCTGGTGGAGAAGATGAAGGAATTGATTCCGCGGCAGATGTTCGACGTCGCGATTCAGGCGGCCATCGGTGGGCAGATCATCGCCCGCTCGACGGTCAAGGCGCTCAGGAAGAACGTGCTGGCCAAGTGCTACGGTGGTGACGTGAGCCGTAAGCGCAAGCTGCTGGAGAAGCAGAAGGCCGGTAAGAAAAGGATGAAGCAGGTCGGTAGCGTGGAGATTCCGCAGGAAGCCTTCCTCGCTGTGCTCAAAGTGGACAGTTGA
- the rnc gene encoding ribonuclease III, translated as MSNNSLDRLERKLGYTFRDQDLMVLALTHRSFAGRNNERLEFLGDAILNFVIGEALFTHFPQAREGQLSRLRARLVKGETLALLARGFEIGDYLRLGSGELKSGGYRRESILADAMEALIGAIYLDTGMDSARERIMDWLGPQLRELTPVDTNKDPKTRLQEFLQSRGCELPRYDVVDIQGEPHCRTFFVECEVALLNDKTHGHGGSRRIAEQVAAAAALAALGVENGHE; from the coding sequence GTGAGTAACAACAGTCTGGATCGACTCGAGCGCAAGCTTGGCTACACCTTCCGCGACCAGGACCTGATGGTCCTGGCGCTGACCCATCGCAGTTTCGCCGGGCGCAACAACGAGCGCCTGGAATTCCTCGGTGACGCCATCCTCAACTTCGTCATCGGCGAAGCCCTGTTCACCCACTTTCCCCAGGCCCGCGAAGGCCAGCTGTCGCGCCTGCGCGCGCGACTGGTGAAGGGCGAGACCCTGGCCCTGCTGGCCCGCGGTTTCGAGATCGGGGATTACCTGCGACTGGGCTCGGGCGAGCTGAAGAGCGGCGGTTATCGCCGCGAGTCGATCCTGGCTGACGCCATGGAGGCGCTGATTGGCGCCATCTATCTGGACACCGGCATGGATTCCGCCCGTGAGCGGATCATGGACTGGCTTGGCCCGCAATTGCGCGAGCTGACCCCGGTGGATACCAACAAGGACCCCAAGACCCGCCTGCAGGAGTTCCTGCAGTCCCGTGGGTGCGAATTGCCGCGTTACGACGTGGTGGATATCCAGGGCGAACCGCATTGCCGCACTTTCTTCGTGGAGTGCGAGGTGGCCCTGCTGAACGACAAGACCCACGGTCACGGCGGCAGTCGCCGCATCGCCGAGCAGGTGGCAGCCGCCGCCGCACTGGCAGCCCTGGGCGTGGAGAATGGCCATGAGTGA
- the lepB gene encoding signal peptidase I gives MTLNFPLLLVIAVAVCGVLALVDLVLFAPRRRAAISAYEGSVGEADPEVLEKLNKEPVLVEYGKSFFPVLFIVLVLRSFLVEPFQIPSGSMKPTLEVGDFILVNKFAYGIRLPVLDTKVIPVGDPQRGDVMVFRYPSDPNINYIKRVVGVPGDTIRYTSDKRLFINDQAVAESLVGEEPGTLGSVTLYQEKLGAAEHMIRKEMTRFRIEPGKQWKVPAGHYFMMGDNRDNSNDSRYWNDPKIPKDLLGMVPDRNIVGKAFAVWMSWPDPKMRNLPNFSRVGVIH, from the coding sequence ATGACCCTGAATTTCCCGCTGTTGCTGGTGATTGCCGTTGCGGTATGCGGCGTTCTCGCCCTGGTGGACCTGGTGCTGTTCGCACCGCGCCGCCGGGCGGCCATTTCCGCCTATGAAGGTTCGGTCGGCGAAGCTGACCCGGAAGTGCTGGAGAAACTGAACAAGGAGCCGGTGCTCGTCGAGTACGGCAAGTCGTTCTTCCCGGTGCTGTTCATCGTGCTGGTGCTGCGTTCGTTCCTGGTCGAGCCCTTCCAGATCCCGTCGGGTTCGATGAAGCCGACCCTGGAAGTGGGCGATTTCATCCTGGTGAACAAGTTCGCCTACGGCATCCGCCTGCCGGTGCTGGACACCAAGGTGATCCCGGTGGGTGACCCGCAACGTGGCGATGTCATGGTGTTCCGCTATCCCAGCGATCCGAACATCAACTACATCAAGCGTGTGGTCGGTGTTCCTGGGGACACCATCCGCTACACCAGCGACAAGCGCCTGTTCATCAATGACCAGGCCGTAGCCGAGTCGCTGGTGGGCGAGGAGCCGGGCACCCTGGGCAGCGTGACCCTGTACCAGGAGAAGCTGGGCGCCGCGGAGCACATGATCCGCAAGGAAATGACCCGCTTCCGCATCGAGCCGGGCAAGCAGTGGAAGGTGCCGGCCGGCCATTACTTCATGATGGGCGACAACCGCGACAACTCCAACGACAGCCGCTACTGGAACGATCCGAAGATTCCCAAGGACCTGCTGGGCATGGTTCCGGACCGCAATATCGTCGGCAAGGCCTTCGCGGTCTGGATGAGCTGGCCGGATCCGAAGATGCGCAATCTGCCGAATTTCTCGCGAGTTGGTGTGATTCACTAG
- a CDS encoding DegQ family serine endoprotease, which yields MQTLKRSMAALVALLALSLSVTARAELPDFTPLVEKASPAVVNISTTQKLPDRSNAQMGIPDLDGLPPGLREFFERSIPRGQGGQGQAPRGQQREAQSLGSGFIISDDGYILTNNHVVADADEILVRLSDRSEHKAKLVGADPRSDVAVLKIDAKGLPTLKLGDSDKLKVGEWVLAIGSPFGFDHSVTAGIVSAKGRSLPNENYVPFIQTDVAINPGNSGGPLLNLQGEVVGINSQIFTRSGGFMGLSFAIPIDVALNVADQLKAGGKVNRGWLGVVIQEVNKDLAESFGLDKPAGALVAQLVEDGPAAKGGLQVGDVILSLNGQTINESADLPHLVGNMKPGDKASLEVIRDNKRQTLSLTIGSLPDDDDAVAAVEGKGAERSSNRMGVTVAELTAEQRKSLDIKGGVVIKEVQGGPAAMIGLRPGDVITHLNNRAVDSSKTFSEIAKALPKDRSISMRVLRQGRASFITFKLTE from the coding sequence ATGCAAACCCTGAAACGCAGCATGGCTGCGCTGGTCGCCCTGCTGGCCCTGAGCCTGTCGGTCACCGCGCGGGCTGAACTACCGGACTTCACTCCGCTGGTCGAGAAGGCCTCGCCGGCGGTGGTCAACATCAGTACCACCCAGAAACTTCCCGACCGCTCCAACGCGCAGATGGGCATTCCGGACCTCGACGGCCTGCCGCCGGGCCTGCGCGAATTCTTCGAGCGCAGCATTCCCCGCGGCCAGGGCGGTCAGGGTCAGGCGCCCCGTGGCCAGCAGCGCGAGGCTCAGTCGCTGGGTTCGGGCTTCATCATTTCCGATGATGGCTACATCCTCACCAACAACCACGTGGTGGCCGACGCCGACGAGATCCTCGTACGCCTGTCCGACCGCAGCGAGCACAAGGCCAAGCTGGTCGGTGCCGATCCGCGCAGCGACGTGGCCGTGCTGAAGATCGATGCCAAGGGCCTGCCGACGCTCAAGCTGGGCGATTCCGACAAGCTGAAGGTCGGCGAGTGGGTGCTGGCCATCGGTTCGCCGTTCGGCTTCGACCACTCGGTGACTGCCGGTATCGTCAGCGCCAAGGGCCGCAGCCTGCCGAACGAGAACTACGTGCCGTTCATCCAGACCGACGTGGCGATCAACCCGGGCAACTCCGGTGGTCCGCTGCTGAACCTGCAGGGCGAAGTGGTGGGTATCAACTCGCAGATCTTCACCCGTTCCGGCGGCTTCATGGGCCTTTCCTTCGCGATTCCGATCGATGTGGCGCTGAACGTCGCCGATCAGCTCAAGGCCGGCGGCAAGGTCAACCGTGGCTGGCTGGGCGTGGTGATCCAGGAAGTGAACAAGGACCTGGCCGAATCCTTCGGTCTCGACAAACCGGCCGGCGCGCTGGTCGCGCAGCTGGTGGAAGACGGCCCGGCGGCCAAGGGCGGCCTGCAGGTGGGTGACGTGATCCTGAGCCTGAACGGCCAGACCATCAATGAATCCGCCGACCTGCCGCACCTGGTGGGCAACATGAAGCCGGGCGACAAGGCGTCCCTGGAAGTCATCCGTGACAACAAGCGCCAGACCCTGAGCCTGACCATCGGCAGCCTGCCGGACGACGACGATGCCGTCGCCGCAGTCGAGGGCAAGGGTGCCGAGCGCAGCAGCAACCGCATGGGTGTGACCGTGGCGGAGCTGACTGCCGAGCAGCGCAAGTCCCTGGATATCAAGGGCGGCGTGGTCATCAAGGAAGTGCAGGGCGGTCCGGCGGCCATGATCGGCCTGCGTCCGGGCGACGTCATCACTCACCTGAACAATCGCGCGGTGGATTCCTCGAAAACCTTCAGCGAGATCGCCAAGGCGCTGCCGAAGGATCGTTCGATTTCCATGCGCGTGCTGCGTCAGGGCCGTGCGAGCTTCATCACGTTCAAACTGACCGAGTAA
- a CDS encoding DUF4845 domain-containing protein produces the protein MTYARSQKGMSLLGWLVVLAVVAFLASAAFKIIPHYLDYYAIEKAITSVETDKAAEVRTVPEFYSYVDKALMLNNIRDLKLDDALDVKLENNEFRAHLKYEKREPLVQNIDLVVKFDKEFRVRMP, from the coding sequence ATGACGTACGCACGTTCGCAGAAGGGAATGTCGTTGCTGGGTTGGCTGGTGGTGCTCGCCGTCGTGGCGTTCCTGGCCAGTGCCGCGTTCAAGATCATTCCGCATTACCTGGACTATTACGCCATCGAGAAGGCCATCACCTCGGTTGAGACCGACAAGGCCGCCGAAGTGCGCACTGTTCCGGAGTTCTACTCCTATGTGGACAAGGCACTGATGCTCAACAACATCCGCGACCTCAAGCTGGATGACGCGCTGGACGTGAAACTCGAGAACAACGAATTCCGCGCCCACCTGAAATACGAAAAACGCGAGCCACTGGTACAGAACATCGACCTGGTGGTCAAATTTGACAAAGAATTCCGTGTACGAATGCCGTGA